DNA from Candidatus Glassbacteria bacterium:
TTTCCCCCCCCTGATTTTACTGTCACACTTCCCGCCGTGATAGTAGATTGCGTAGGCGCCGTTATCCCGGGCCATCTTGGCGTTTTCAACCGGATCTCCCTGTTCCGGGGCGCTTTGGGCTATCCAATGCAGCTTACCACCTTTTTCCTTCCGATAAATGCTGTAATTTTTGATGATATGCGGGTCGCATCTCATCAGAGTAGTGTTGATCCCGTTCTCCTCGGCCAGAGCCCAGGTCTCCATTATTTTCTCGTGAGTAAAATAACGGGTCATAAGTGCCGACTGGTAGAGCAGGCCGCCAGAATGTGCCGAGCCACTGATCAAATTTCCTCCGATAATTAGTCTCGATACTTCGAGCTCGCCGAATTTACCTTTTTGCAGTCCCTTAACCGGCTCCTTCTTCTTCCCGTACTCGTCCCTGTTGACAAGCTGCCCCAGCAGAGCCTGGTGCTCGTAACCGAGACCGGCCAGCAGTCCGCTGGACACTGCCAGAGATTTGCCCATAAAGCAGCGGCGATTGAGATTCTTACCCATTTCTCATCTCTCCATCAAATAGTGATCCTGTTATTGAATGAGCCTTCCAGAAGGCTGCACTTTTTCTCTTCATTCCTGACCGCAAGTTGCTGGGATACCATCCTCGGACTTGAACAATAAAAACTACCCAGGCGCCAAAGCCCTACACTAAACATTGTCGTCTACCACATAAGGATATCGATACTCTCGGCTCAGATGGACGTCGGCTTCATGGTCGCCGACAAATTCTTCGGTGGCGGAATCGAAGGTCAGCGTCCGTCCGGTGCGATAGGCGATATTGGAGAGGTGGCACATGGAAGTGGAGAGGTGTCCCTCGAGAATATCGGCATGCAAATGGTCCCGCCGGCGAGAGCGGACGCAATCGATAAAGTTCTGGAAATGCGGATCGCCCCCAGTGCCCTGCAAGTTCAATCTGTCTGCCTGAGCCCTGGCTTCATCCCCGCTCATACCCTCGCCCGGCTCGTTTTCCCGGCCGTAGTAGGCCTGCCAGCTGCCGCTCCCCAGCTTGAGCCAGCCCTCGGTGCCGTAGAAAAACTCGCCCTGAAGCATATTTTCCTCTGAATTGGAATAGAGGCCCCGGACCTCTATTTGAATAATCCTGCCGTCCGGGTATTCCATAACCGAGATATGAGTATTGGGCGTCTCCTGGTCGCAGTCCTGCCACATGAAGCAGCCGCCCGTGCTCTGGATTTTTCGGGGATGCTCGTACTGCTGCATTCCCCAGCGGGCGCGGTCCAGATTGTGGACACCGGTGTTCCCCGTCTCTCCGTTGCCGGTATCCCAGAACCAGTGCCAGTTGTAGTGGAAGCGCTTTTCGTTGAAAGGACGCCATTGGGCCGGTCCGAGCCAGAGGTCGTAATGAACACCCTGCGGTACCGGGGAGTTTTCCGTTCGCCCGAAGCTGTCCCTGGGCTTGATAAGGCAGCATCTGGCCATGTAGATATCCCCGAGCTTGCCTGAGTGCAGAAACTCCATCGCGGTCCTGCAAACCACCGAGCTACGGCTCTGGGTGCCGACCTGCACTATCCGGTCGTACTTTCGGGCCGCTTCGATCATCTTGCGGCCTTCCCGGATATTATGTGAAGCCGGCTTCTCGACGAAGACGTCCTTACCGGCCTGACAGGCCCAGATAGTGGCCAGGGCATGCCAATGGTTGGTGCTGGCGATCGAGACCGCATCGATGTTTTTGTCTTCCAGCACCCTGCGGATATCCGTCTCGGTTCTGGCTTTCCCGCCTGATACCTTGTGCAGGTATTCCACGGCACCCGGCAACAGTCGCTCGTCCACATCGCATATCACGGAGACATCGACGTTGGGAATTCCGGCAAAACCTCTCAGATGAGCTTTCCCGCGGCTGCGGATGCCCATTACCGCCACGTTGATCCTGTCGTTCGGACTGTTGCCGGCGAAACCTGTGGTGATAAAAGGTCCGGCAGCGGCCAGGACGGCAGCCCGTCTGCCTGCTTTCGAGATAAATCTTCGACGACCCATTTTTGCCATAGTCTTTTTACCTCGAAATCTTTAAATTCAAATTAAGGCCGATCAACTCCAGAAAGTAAAATGGAACAGCCGGAAGTCTATGCAGGTCTGGGCTTGCCGGGTATGGGGACCGGTCTTTTGGGTGCCGGACCCAGCTGCATGCTTTTCGGGCACAGATCGAGATCAGAATTGACCATTTCCTCCCAGGTCAACAGCTTACCTGTATAGGCGGCCTCGCGGCCCATGATTGCGGTCAGCGTACTTTCAGCGCCGAAATCCAGCGCATCGTTCCTGGCATGGTTATTCCTGATGCTTTCGATCAGCTCCGTATGCTCGTAGACCGATGAGTTTGTCCTTTCTCCCGTGTAACGCCAGGGATTGGCGCCCACTATACCGGACCGGCCGGCCAATGTTCCGGTGGTTCCCACCAGTTCGGTAGCCACCTTGTTCTCGCAATTGTCCCACTGGCGCAGCATGCAGCTCACGTGCACTCCGCCCGGATATTCGTAGTCGATCGACATGTGGTCCCAGATATTGCCGTACTTCGGGTCGGTGCGAACCTGCCTGCCTCCGCTGCCGACAGCACTGACCGGGTGAGAACCCATCAGCCAGTTCATCCTGTCGATCTGGTGGATCACCATTTCGACTATCTGGTCACCCGACAGCCAGCAGAAGTAGTACCAGTTACGGCATTGGTATTCCATTTCCGTCCAGGAGGGGTCCGATCCGCGGTGCCAGAGGCCGCCACCGAGACGATAAATTCGTCCGGCGCGGATTTCGCCAATCCCGCCATCGTGGATCCTCTTCACCAGCTCCATCCCGCCTATGCTGTGCCTGTTGTTGAGCCCTACGACTACTGACAGCCCTTTGCTCTTGGCCGTCTCGGCGGACTTGGTAATTTTTCTCACCCCTGCCGGATCGGTGGCAAGCGGCTTCTCGGCAAAAATGTGCTTACCGGCCCTGACTGCGGCATCGAAATGGAGAGGCCTGAATCCCGGGGGTGTGGCTAGAATTACATAATCCACATCAGACTCCATCACTTTTTTATAGCAGTCCATCCCTGTGAACTTGCTATCTTTAGAAACCTTGATGTTTGCCTGAAGTTCTCCCTGAAGGTCCCGGTCACCCTTCAGGGCGTCAAGACTCCTTTCGATCTGTTCAGGGACAAGGTCGGCCATGGCGGTGAGGTGGATATTGGGAGCTGCCGTGATAGCGTTGGCCGCGGCGCCCGTACCTCTTCCGCCGCAACCGATAAGGCCGACTTTGGTCGTTTCTTCCTGCTGCGCGTGTGCGCTCCGGATAAAAGGAAATCCGGCAATAGCTGTTGCGGCGCCGCCGGCTATAAATTTACGACGGGTAATCTCTCGTTTGCCGCTCATGATAGATTCCTTTGCAGACTATAGGATTCTCCATTTCGCCTTAAATGCTCCGGCGAAAACAGAATTATTTCGGAAACAACTCCCAGATCTCTTCACGGCTGGGCTGGCGGCCATACTCGCAGAGCTCGAACACCTCTACATGCTCGATTTTATCAGCCCGGGCTTTGCCGTAGCGCTCCTCGACTATATCAGCGTACTTTTCCTTCCAACTTCTGGTTCTCCCTGTGCGGCTTTTTTTCAGCCATTTGAGGCGCTCGGCTGGATTTTTCGGCACCTGATCCAGCCTGCCCCCGACCCAGGGCAGCCACTCGTACATCTGGCTTGGCATGGCATCGAACGCCCGGATTTTCTTGTCGATCACAGGCGTGATATCCACCGCAACATCAGGAGTGAAGGGATAAGGCTTCTGGAAGCGGTCGGCGAAGTACATGAAAAGCGGGTTATGCTCGAGCCGTGGAGTATCCGGGCAGATATTGGGCACCACCACCATGTAGGCCGCATCCTGGACGATCTGTCCGGTATAACGATGGTCGGGATGATAGTCGTTGGGACGGTTCGTGATTACGATATCGGCTTTCCATTCACGGATGGCGCGGATAACGGCTTTGCGCGCCTCGAGGTTCGGTTCGAGCTCGCCGTCGTGGAAATCGAGAGTGCGCCAGCTTACGCCGAGTATATCGGCAGCCGCCCTGCACTCGGCTGCGCGGCGCCTGGCAAGCGCACCTCCGCCTTCGGTCTGGTGCCCAGCATCACCATTAGTTACCGATACCATCATCACTTTTGCACCGGCCGCAGACCAGAGAGCGGCTGTTCCGCCGCCCTTGCCCTCGGTGTCATCGGGGTGGGCGCCGATCATGATTACCCGCAGTGGTTTTTCAGATTCAGCTGCCTCCAGGGCATTCGCCTGCTGGCCGCAGATCGAAACAAAGGCGACCAGGATAAAACACGCAATCCACGAGTAACCGTGTGACGGAAAAATTCTCTTCATTGTTAAGCTCCCTGCCTGGATGAGGGCCGCATAGCGAACTTGCTTGCGATTGGAAGGTGCAGTGAAAATCACGATATACCGGCAGGCGAATCTATCGCCGAAAAGTAAGGGATCTTAATAATTCAAGCAGGTCGAAAATGTCGACCCTGCCGTCATAATTCATATCCGCGGCCCAGTTTTGATCATCTGAGAGCGCTTTCAGCATTTTGAGCAGATCGAAAATTCTAATCTGTCCGTCCCGGTCGAGATCACCTTTAACAGGCAGGCTGCCGCGGTGCTCGATCAGCCCCTGGGCCAGGACGTTGCAATATTCCTCGATAGCAGTGTAACCGGAGGCCATGATGGTACTGTGGTCGTTACCGTTGGAGGCGTCCAGCCCGTTTGCCCTTTCCCAGGCGTCCGGCAGGCCGTCATTATCGGTATCAAGTGGAGGTGCCTGGGGTGTAAGTCCGGTCATCAGGTCGCCGGATTCGTGACGGCCCCAGGAGCCTGTGCCCGTCTTTACCTCTTCGATAGTACGGCGGCTTACCGTATCTCTCGGGAAGCATCCCGCCAGGTCAAGCACCAGCTTATAGGTTTCCTGGGGGGTATGGGTAGTGATAGGGGGAACCAGGTACTCCTGTTCCGCTTTCACTCCTTTGTCCGCATAGTAGCGCAGGCCGTAGAGACTGTCCGCCTCTGCCCAGGGGTCCTGGATCATCCCGGTAAAGGTATTATTTCTACCCTCGAAGTAGTTGTCTCGCAGATAGTAGGAGACATCCGATACAAATAAGAATGGGAAGACATTCGGCTCACTTGGACCGGTTTTGTAATAATTGCCGATAATGTTGAAACCGAGGTTGTTAGGCACGTGGCCTTCGTGGGAGAGCCCGCCCCGGTAGTCATAGACCACGATGTTGCGGATATCTGAGGGCCCATGGGCGATAGCCGGGCAGCGGCGCCTGTGGTGAGCGAACAGGGTGTGGTGCAGCGAAATCCTTCCTCCGCCGGGGCCGTTGATCATCCCGAAGTTGTGCGGCACGCCTTTGGAATGTCCCTCTTTATCCGATTCCTCGATCGCGCACCACTGGATGGTGACATCGTGGGAATAATAGATGTCAATGGTTTCATCGTTGGCCCAACTGCAGGAGACATGGTCGATAATACAGTTTTCCACCTTACCGAACTGGATTGCGTCACCACTGGAGCCAGTGGTTGGGTCCGGCCTTACTCGCAGGAAGCGAACTACAATGTCGCTGAACCGCCGCTCTCCGTAGCGGGTAACCAGCCGGCCCTGGATAGTGATTCCAGCACCGGGCGCGGTCTGCCCCATTATCGATATCTGTCCATTCTCGATAACCACGTCACCGGGGATAACTCCGCTGGTATCGAATACCACTATCCTCGGGCCCTCGGCACTGCAGGCGGCCTGAAGGCTGCCAGGGCCGCTGGTGTTCAGATTTGTAACCTTGATAACACGCCCGCCCCGGCCTCCAGGCGTGGTTGAACCGAATCCTTCAGCTCCCGGAAATGATGGGAGAGTTTCCGCTTGCTCGTCATTAGCAATCAGATGATCGGGAAAGGTTTGAAGAAGAAGCAACGACAACAGGAAGAAATAACAGAGAATCTTTTTCACAGCTTAATCCTTTTCTCGGTTTTCCACCATCCGGAATAGAGATCTCTTCGGTACAACTCCGGCTGCATTCCAACTACTTTAACCGTTCCACATATTTAATAAAGTTCCCGGCTCCCTGAGTGGAGCCGGGAACTTAAGGAGATAATTTCATCTCCGATATTCAGCAGCTAAAATCCGAAGCTAAGAGTGAAAAAATTATCCGCTGACAGTCTGCCCTTGTTCTTGTACGCATAGCTGAAACGGACGTGCATGTTGTCGATCTGGCGCTGGATGCCGCCGCCGAAACTGAATCCTCTCCAGGTGGGATCTTCGCCCAGATAATTGATTCCGGACTGATCGACAGCTTCGGTGTACTCGTCGGTCTGAACCTGCCAACCCAGACGGAGGGCGCCGGAAAGGAATGGCGTGAAATTAAAGGTCACTTCCGAGCCGGCTCCGTAGGAGATCGGGATATAGCTCGGACGCCAGAACTCACCGGCCACCAGCCAGTTGGCCCGTTCACCAGTGTACAGGTTGTAGGCCAGTGCTATTTTCAGCACTGTCGGCAGGCGGTAGGTGTGGGTCTGCCTGTATGCCAGCCTGACGTTGCGCTTGGAGAACTGGGTAGCATCCTGGGACCAATCGCTGTAACCGGTCGGCACATCGCCGCTCTTGTTTTCGGGGCCGATCTCTTCAAGCAGGTTCGCGCCCCTCATCGTGATATTGGTACCCAGGTTCTGGATGTTGAACGAGAACTTGATCTCGCGGTCGGCCACCTCGGTATGGTAAACTACCCCGGCATCAATACCGAACGCGCTGCCGCCCATGTTGTTCAACATGTCCTGGTGGATATACTTGACGTTCAACCCGCCGATAAAGCGGTCGGAAAAGTTGTACGCCATCGATCCGCCCATCTGGAAATCGTAGGCGTTATAGAAGTTCCCGGTGCCCCCGGGCGAGGTGACGGTGGTGATTTCGATATCGGGCACATTCAGGTACCCGAAAAAGCCGCCGATCACCAGCGACCCGTCGCCCACGGGCGAGGCGAACGCACCATAGCTGTAGGTGAGATCGAGAGTGTAATCAACAACGGTCAACATCAACTCGCGGTTCTGCAGGAAACCCAGACCGGCGGGGTTCCACCAGATCGCGGAGATGTCGTCGCAGACCGCCGAGTAAGCGCTGCCCATTGCGATCCCGCGGGCCCCGACCGGGATGGTAAGGAATTCCGCGGCTCTGACACCCACAAAAGAGGCGTCGTCGGGACGGCCTGCTTCAATGTACTTGTCCAGACCGGTATAGTCCTGGCGGGCGGTACCCTGCGCCAGCAGGGGCAGGAACGAGAACGCCAGGCAGAATATTGATGCGGCCAAGACAATTCGAGCTTTTATTCCTGACATGTATACCTCCGATTAATCATTTGGGGAAACAACGTAATAGATACAAATCACGGGTTCAGTTGATGACATAGAACTTGCCCGTATGTGTTTCCCCGCGCTGATCGGTAACGTGGTAGAAATAGAGCCCGCTCGCCACTGTCTGGCCGAAGCGGTTTCTGAGGTTCCAGGGTTCTGTACCGCCATGGTTGTCGTATCCCTGGAACACCCTGGGCTCGTTGTCGGTCAACCTGTCCCAGTCCGTGTAATCGCCCCATCCCTGGCGGCTGGAACCTATATGGTTAAGCACGTTGACCAGGTTGCCGCCCAGCGAGTAAATCCGGATGGTGCAGCGGCTGGGCAGATTTGTAAACTCGATTCTGCGGTTGTTCGGTGAAAGATCCAGGTATGAACTGGCCACATAGGGATTCGGTACGACCCTGATTTCCGAAAGATCGGCATCATCCGGATTGATGGTCGTTGGTTGAATCCTGAATTCCCATCTGTCGCCTGGGAACGGCGGTCCGGGTTCCTGGTAAAAGATCGTCTGGTCACCGTTCCATGAGCCGAACAGAAAG
Protein-coding regions in this window:
- a CDS encoding Gfo/Idh/MocA family oxidoreductase, producing the protein MAKMGRRRFISKAGRRAAVLAAAGPFITTGFAGNSPNDRINVAVMGIRSRGKAHLRGFAGIPNVDVSVICDVDERLLPGAVEYLHKVSGGKARTETDIRRVLEDKNIDAVSIASTNHWHALATIWACQAGKDVFVEKPASHNIREGRKMIEAARKYDRIVQVGTQSRSSVVCRTAMEFLHSGKLGDIYMARCCLIKPRDSFGRTENSPVPQGVHYDLWLGPAQWRPFNEKRFHYNWHWFWDTGNGETGNTGVHNLDRARWGMQQYEHPRKIQSTGGCFMWQDCDQETPNTHISVMEYPDGRIIQIEVRGLYSNSEENMLQGEFFYGTEGWLKLGSGSWQAYYGRENEPGEGMSGDEARAQADRLNLQGTGGDPHFQNFIDCVRSRRRDHLHADILEGHLSTSMCHLSNIAYRTGRTLTFDSATEEFVGDHEADVHLSREYRYPYVVDDNV
- a CDS encoding Gfo/Idh/MocA family oxidoreductase, whose product is MSGKREITRRKFIAGGAATAIAGFPFIRSAHAQQEETTKVGLIGCGGRGTGAAANAITAAPNIHLTAMADLVPEQIERSLDALKGDRDLQGELQANIKVSKDSKFTGMDCYKKVMESDVDYVILATPPGFRPLHFDAAVRAGKHIFAEKPLATDPAGVRKITKSAETAKSKGLSVVVGLNNRHSIGGMELVKRIHDGGIGEIRAGRIYRLGGGLWHRGSDPSWTEMEYQCRNWYYFCWLSGDQIVEMVIHQIDRMNWLMGSHPVSAVGSGGRQVRTDPKYGNIWDHMSIDYEYPGGVHVSCMLRQWDNCENKVATELVGTTGTLAGRSGIVGANPWRYTGERTNSSVYEHTELIESIRNNHARNDALDFGAESTLTAIMGREAAYTGKLLTWEEMVNSDLDLCPKSMQLGPAPKRPVPIPGKPRPA
- a CDS encoding PIG-L family deacetylase; its protein translation is MKRIFPSHGYSWIACFILVAFVSICGQQANALEAAESEKPLRVIMIGAHPDDTEGKGGGTAALWSAAGAKVMMVSVTNGDAGHQTEGGGALARRRAAECRAAADILGVSWRTLDFHDGELEPNLEARKAVIRAIREWKADIVITNRPNDYHPDHRYTGQIVQDAAYMVVVPNICPDTPRLEHNPLFMYFADRFQKPYPFTPDVAVDITPVIDKKIRAFDAMPSQMYEWLPWVGGRLDQVPKNPAERLKWLKKSRTGRTRSWKEKYADIVEERYGKARADKIEHVEVFELCEYGRQPSREEIWELFPK
- a CDS encoding PorV/PorQ family protein yields the protein MSGIKARIVLAASIFCLAFSFLPLLAQGTARQDYTGLDKYIEAGRPDDASFVGVRAAEFLTIPVGARGIAMGSAYSAVCDDISAIWWNPAGLGFLQNRELMLTVVDYTLDLTYSYGAFASPVGDGSLVIGGFFGYLNVPDIEITTVTSPGGTGNFYNAYDFQMGGSMAYNFSDRFIGGLNVKYIHQDMLNNMGGSAFGIDAGVVYHTEVADREIKFSFNIQNLGTNITMRGANLLEEIGPENKSGDVPTGYSDWSQDATQFSKRNVRLAYRQTHTYRLPTVLKIALAYNLYTGERANWLVAGEFWRPSYIPISYGAGSEVTFNFTPFLSGALRLGWQVQTDEYTEAVDQSGINYLGEDPTWRGFSFGGGIQRQIDNMHVRFSYAYKNKGRLSADNFFTLSFGF